The genomic window CAACACCATGTCGCCCATCATCGTGACGGCCTCGTTGATGATCGCGACCGCCATCCTGACCGAATCGGCGCTGTCCTTTCTCGGCCTGGGTGACCGCAACCTGATGAGCTGGGGCTTCATGATCGGTGCCGCCCGCACCATGATTCGCGAGGCCTGGTGGATGAGCTTTCTGCCGGGGCTGGCGATCCTGTTGACGGTGCTGGCCGTCAACCTGATCGGTGAAGGTTTGAACGATGCGCTGAACCCGCATCTGCGCAACCGGGGCGAGCGATGAGCGGCAGTCCAGCCACGCCCTTGTTGCAGATAGAGGGCCTGTCGATCCCGATCCCGGGCGGCGGCGACCGCGCCTTCGCCGTGCAGGACATCCATCTCACGCTGCATGCGGGTGAGATCCTGTGCGTGGTGGGCGAGTCCGGCTCGGGCAAGTCGATGAGCGCCAATGCCGTGATGGGCCTGCTGCCGTCGTACATGCAGCCTTCGGCCGGCCGCATCCTGTTTCAGGGCCAGGATCTGCTGCGCCTGCCGGAAACCGCACTGCGCAAACTGCGCGGCAGCGCCATCGGCATGATCTTCCAGGAGCCGTTGTCGGCGCTGAACCCGGTGATGCGCGTGGGCGATCAAATTGCCGAAGTGCTCGAGGTGCATGGCGTGCGCGATACAGCGCAAGTTGCGAAGCGCGTGCGCGAGCTGATCGCCTTCGTCGGCCTGCCAGATCCCGACGTGATCCGGCATTCGTACCCGTTTCGCCTGTCCGGTGGCCAGCGTCAGCGCGTGATGATCGCGATGGCGCTGGCGCTCGAGCCCGCCGTGCTGATCGCCGACGAACCGACCACCGCGCTGGATGTGACCACACAGGCGCAGATCCTCGCGCTGATCCAGTCGATCCAGCGCAGCAAGCGAGGCGGCAGCGATGGCAGCGCCAGCGGGATGGGCGTGATGTTCATCACCCACGACTTCGGTGTGGTCGCCGAGATCGCCGATCGCGTGGCGGTGATGGAGAAAGGCGTGCTGGTCGAGGTCGGCACGGCGACGCAGGTGCTCAACGCGCCGCAGCATCCCTACACGCAGCGTCTGATTGCGGCCGTGCCGCGTCGGCGCATCGACCTGCGCGACGCGGTGGCCGACAGCGCGCCGGTGCTCGACGTGCGCAACCTGAAGAAGACTTACGCCACCGGCGGCGGCTGGTTTGCCACCAGGCGCGTGGTGCAGGCTGTCGACGATGTCAGCTTCACCGTGCGCCGTGGCGAGACGCTCGGCATCGTCGGCGAATCGGGCTCGGGCAAGTCGACCATCGGCAAGTGCCTGTTGAAGCTGGTGTCGGTCGACGGTGGGCAAATGCTGTTCAACGGCCGCGACATCGCCGCGCTGTCGGCGCACGCCTTTCGCCCGCTGCGCAAGGACATCCAGATGATTTTTCAGGACCCGTTCGCCTCGCTCAATCCGCGCCAGACGGTGGGCCGCATCGTCAGCGACGGCCCGGTCGCGAGCGGCAAGACGAGGGCCCAGGCCGAGGCCCGGGCGCGCGAACTGCTGACACTGGTGGGGCTGGAAGACTCATCGTTCGATCGCTATCCGAACGAGTTTTCCGGTGGCCAGCGGCAGCGCATCGGCATCGCACGCGCGCTGGCGCTCGACCCGCAGGTGCTGGTGGCGGACGAATCGGTTTCTGCCCTCGACGTGTCGGTTCAGGCGCAGGTGCTGGCGTTGCTGCATCAGCTGCAGCAAAAGCTGCAGATCGCGCTGGTCTTCATCACGCACGACCTGCGCGTGGCGGCACAGGTCTGCGACACGGTGCTGGTGATGCACCGCGGCCGTATCGTCGAGCGCGGCAGCCCGCAGCAGATCTTCGACGACCCGCAGCACGCCTACACGCAGCGCCTGATCGCCGCGGTGCCGGGCCAGCAGTGGAACCCGACGCAGGCGCCTGGCGCTGCGCTTCTCTCCCAGGCCGCCTGAACGGCCATCACGTACAAGGAACTGAACCGCATGAGCACGCTATCGATCAACGGCGACCGCCTCTGGGCCAGCCTGATGGAACTGGCCGCCATTGGCGCCACACCGGCCGGTGGTGTCTGCCGCCTGGCCCTCACCGACCTGGACAGGCAAGGCCGCGACAAGGTCATCGGCTGGGCTCGCGAGGCCGGCTGCACCATTCGCATCGACCAGATCGGCAACATCTTCGCGCGCCGCTTGGGTCGCGCGAACGACGCACCGGCGGTGGCCTCGGGCAGTCACATCGACACGCAGCCGACCGGCGGCAAGTTCGACGGCAACTACGGTGTGCTGGCGGTGCTGGAAGTGTTCCGCACGCTGAACGACCACGACATCCAGACGCGCCTACCGCTCGAGATGGCGATCTGGACCAACGAGGAAGGCTCGCGCTTCGTGCCCGTGATGATGGGCTCGGGCGTGTATGCTGGCGCCTTCACGCTCGCCACCGCGCTGGCTGCGGTCGACCGCGAGGGCATCAGCGTCGAGACCGCGCTCAAGGCCATCGGCTACGCAGGCGACACGGCAGCCGCCGTCTCGGCCGGCGCACCGCTCTTCGCGGCGTATTTCGAAGCGCACATCGAACAGGGCCCGGTGCTGGAAGACGCCGACATCGTGATCGGCGCCGTGACCGGTGCGCTCGGCCAGCGCTGGTACGACATCACGGTGACCGGCCAGGAGGCGCACGCCGGCCCGACGCCGATGGCGTTGCGCCGCGACGCGCTGCAGGCCGCTACCCGGCTGATGCAGGAGACCGTCGCCGTCGCGCTGCGCCACGCGCCGCACGGTCGCGGCACGGTCGGCACGGTCGACGTGTTCCCGAGCTCGCGCAATGTGATCCCGGGCCGTGTGAAGTTCACTGCCGACCTGCGCAACATCGACGACGAAACGCTGTCGAAGATGGACGCCGAGATCCGCGCAGCCTGTGCCGAAGTGGCTGCCGCGACCCGGACCCAGGTCGACATCGAACAGGTCGTGTACTTCCCGCCGACCGCCTTCGCACCGCATCTGGTCGAAGGCGTGCGCCAGGGCGCGCAGACGCGCGGTTACAGCTGCATGGACGTAGTGAGCGGCGCCGGCCACGACGCGGTGTACGTCGCCAGCCAGCTGCCGGTGGCGATGATCTTCGTGCCGTGCAAGGACGGCATCTCGCACAACGAGATCGAGGACGCCAAGCCCGAGCACCTGACTGCCGGTTGCAACGTGCTGCTCGACGCCATGCTGCACGCGGCTGCCTGAGCCGCACGACCCATGGCCGCCATTCACTATCTGACGCACATCGAGTTCGAGGCCGGCGCGGTTGCGCTGCTGCCCGGCGTGCTCGCTGAACTCGGCATCAGTCGACCCATGCTGGTCACCGATGCGGGCATCGTGCAGACCGGCATCGTCGCGCGCATCCTTGCGCTGCTGCCGTCGCCAGATGGCGTCTCGGTGTTCACCGGAACGCCGCCCAATCCCACCGAAGAGGCGGTGGAAGCGGCTACCGTGCAGTACCGCGCGCAGCGCTGCGACGGGTTGGTCGCCATCGGCGGCGGCTCGCCGATCGACCTGGCCAAGGGCGTGGCATTGATGGCAACGCACGAAGGGCCGTTCGCGCGTTATGCCGGCATGGCGGCGATGCCGCTGATCGGCGCGCAAGCTGCACCGATCGTTGCAGTTCCAACGACGGCAGGCACAGGCAGCGAGGTCGGCCGAGGTGCGCTGATCCGTCTTCGCGACGGACGCAAGCTGGTGTTCGTCAGCCCGCATCTGTTGCCCCGGCGCGCGCTGTGCGATCCGGACCTGACGCTCGGCATGCCGGCTGCGCTGACGGCGGGCACCGGCATGGACGCCTTCACGCACTGCATCGAGACTTTTCTTTCGCCCCGCATCAATCCGCCTGCCGAGGCCATCGCGCTCGACGGCGCGGCGCGCGCGTGGCGATGGATCGAACGAGCCGTGACACACCCCGATGACCGGCAGGCACGCTGGGAAATGATGATGGCCGGCATCCAGGGCGGCCTGGCCTTTCAGAAAGGTCTGGGCGCGGTGCATGCGCTGGCGCATCCGCTGGGCGCGCTGACCTCGCCGTCGCTGCACCACGGCACAGTCAATGCGGTCCTCCTGCCGGCCGTGTTGCGCTTCAACGTGGACCACGTAGGCGACAAGTACGCACGGTTGCGCACGGCCTTCGGGCTTGAAGAAGGTGTCGATCTGGCCGATGCGGTGCAGGCGCTCAACCTGCGACTCGGACTGCCGACGAGCTTGCGCGCCATGGGCGTGCCGGCCGATGTGCTCGAACGCATCGTCGACGGTGCGCTGGCCGACCATTCGACACCGACCAACCCGCGTCCGCTGACGCGCGAGAACCTGGCGGTCCTGTTCACGGAAGCCTACCAATGAGCACCGACATCGCGGCTGCCGACCCCGTTGCCGAACGCATCGTCCATGGCACCTGTCCGCACGATTGCCCGGACACCTGCGCCATGCTGATCACGGTGAAGGATGGCGTTGCGACCAAGGTGCGGGGCGACCCGGATCACCCGACCACGCAAGGCGTGCTGTGCACCAAGGTCTCGCGCTACCTCGAGCGCACCTACAGCCCCGACCGCGTGCTGTACCCGATGCGCCGCGTCGGCGGCAAGGGGCCGGGGCAGGGCAGCTTCGAGCGCATCGGCTGGGACGAGGCGCTCGACATCGTTTCGGCAAAGCTGAAAGCGATCGCCGCAGTCGACGCGCAGGGCGTCATGCCGTACGCGTATTCGGGCACGCTCGGGCTGGTGCATAACTTCGGCATGCCGCGGCGTTTCTTCCACAAGCTGGGTGCCTCGCAGCCCGAACGCGTGCTGTGCGCGACGGCCGGCCGCATGGGCTACAACACCGTGATCGGTGCGCAGATCGGTACCGACATCACGCACTTCGCGGAGTCGCGGCTGATCATTTTGTGGGGCACCAACCCGATCACCTCGAACCTGCACTTGTGGACGCGCATTGCCGAAGCGCGCCGCAACGGCGCGCGCGTGATCGCGATCGACCCGTACCGCTCGCAGTCGGCTGAGAAGGCAGACTGGCACCTCGCGCCGCTGCCCGGCACCGATGGCGCGCTGGCATTCGGGATCATGCATGTGCTGATCCGCGACGGACTGCTCGACCGCGACTACGTGGACAACCACACGCTCGGCTTCGAGGCGCTGGCACAACGTGCCGCCACGTTCACGCCCGAGGTCGTTGCTGGCATCACCGGCCTGAGTGCCGATGACATCGAACAGCTGGCGTACCAATACGGCGCCGAGCGGGCCAGCGCCATCCGCGTCAATTTCGGCCTGCAACGCCATGCCGGCGGCGGCAACGCGGTGCGGGCCATCGCCTGCCTGCCGGCGCTCACGGGCGCATGGCGCGAAGCGGCCGGCGGCGTGCTGCTGGACAACGCCGGGTCGCACGCGGTCGACCTGGCCGCGCTCGATGGTCGGCACCTGCTGCCCGACCCGGCGCATCCGCCACGCAGCGTCAACATGGCGCAGATAGGCCGCGCCCTCAACGAGTTGAATGACCCTCCGATCCAGGCAATGTTCGTCTACGCCTCGAACCCGATGGCGGTCGCGCCCAACAACATGCTGCTGCGCCAGGGCTTCCTGCGGCCCGACCTGTTCACGGTGGTGCACGAGATCTTTTTGACCGACACCTGCGACTACGCCGACATCGTGCTGCCCGCCACCACGCAGCTGGAGCAGTTCGATGTGCATCGGCCTTACGGCACGCTCTACACCATGCTCAACCAGCAGGCTATCGTGCCGCTGGGCGAGGCCTGCTCCAATGCCGAGCTGTTTCGTCGGCTGGCCGTGCGCATGGGCTACGACGACGACTGCTTCAAGCAAAGCGATGAAGAGGTCGC from Variovorax sp. PAMC28562 includes these protein-coding regions:
- a CDS encoding ABC transporter ATP-binding protein translates to MSGSPATPLLQIEGLSIPIPGGGDRAFAVQDIHLTLHAGEILCVVGESGSGKSMSANAVMGLLPSYMQPSAGRILFQGQDLLRLPETALRKLRGSAIGMIFQEPLSALNPVMRVGDQIAEVLEVHGVRDTAQVAKRVRELIAFVGLPDPDVIRHSYPFRLSGGQRQRVMIAMALALEPAVLIADEPTTALDVTTQAQILALIQSIQRSKRGGSDGSASGMGVMFITHDFGVVAEIADRVAVMEKGVLVEVGTATQVLNAPQHPYTQRLIAAVPRRRIDLRDAVADSAPVLDVRNLKKTYATGGGWFATRRVVQAVDDVSFTVRRGETLGIVGESGSGKSTIGKCLLKLVSVDGGQMLFNGRDIAALSAHAFRPLRKDIQMIFQDPFASLNPRQTVGRIVSDGPVASGKTRAQAEARARELLTLVGLEDSSFDRYPNEFSGGQRQRIGIARALALDPQVLVADESVSALDVSVQAQVLALLHQLQQKLQIALVFITHDLRVAAQVCDTVLVMHRGRIVERGSPQQIFDDPQHAYTQRLIAAVPGQQWNPTQAPGAALLSQAA
- a CDS encoding Zn-dependent hydrolase, whose protein sequence is MSTLSINGDRLWASLMELAAIGATPAGGVCRLALTDLDRQGRDKVIGWAREAGCTIRIDQIGNIFARRLGRANDAPAVASGSHIDTQPTGGKFDGNYGVLAVLEVFRTLNDHDIQTRLPLEMAIWTNEEGSRFVPVMMGSGVYAGAFTLATALAAVDREGISVETALKAIGYAGDTAAAVSAGAPLFAAYFEAHIEQGPVLEDADIVIGAVTGALGQRWYDITVTGQEAHAGPTPMALRRDALQAATRLMQETVAVALRHAPHGRGTVGTVDVFPSSRNVIPGRVKFTADLRNIDDETLSKMDAEIRAACAEVAAATRTQVDIEQVVYFPPTAFAPHLVEGVRQGAQTRGYSCMDVVSGAGHDAVYVASQLPVAMIFVPCKDGISHNEIEDAKPEHLTAGCNVLLDAMLHAAA
- a CDS encoding iron-containing alcohol dehydrogenase yields the protein MAAIHYLTHIEFEAGAVALLPGVLAELGISRPMLVTDAGIVQTGIVARILALLPSPDGVSVFTGTPPNPTEEAVEAATVQYRAQRCDGLVAIGGGSPIDLAKGVALMATHEGPFARYAGMAAMPLIGAQAAPIVAVPTTAGTGSEVGRGALIRLRDGRKLVFVSPHLLPRRALCDPDLTLGMPAALTAGTGMDAFTHCIETFLSPRINPPAEAIALDGAARAWRWIERAVTHPDDRQARWEMMMAGIQGGLAFQKGLGAVHALAHPLGALTSPSLHHGTVNAVLLPAVLRFNVDHVGDKYARLRTAFGLEEGVDLADAVQALNLRLGLPTSLRAMGVPADVLERIVDGALADHSTPTNPRPLTRENLAVLFTEAYQ
- a CDS encoding molybdopterin-dependent oxidoreductase, which produces MSTDIAAADPVAERIVHGTCPHDCPDTCAMLITVKDGVATKVRGDPDHPTTQGVLCTKVSRYLERTYSPDRVLYPMRRVGGKGPGQGSFERIGWDEALDIVSAKLKAIAAVDAQGVMPYAYSGTLGLVHNFGMPRRFFHKLGASQPERVLCATAGRMGYNTVIGAQIGTDITHFAESRLIILWGTNPITSNLHLWTRIAEARRNGARVIAIDPYRSQSAEKADWHLAPLPGTDGALAFGIMHVLIRDGLLDRDYVDNHTLGFEALAQRAATFTPEVVAGITGLSADDIEQLAYQYGAERASAIRVNFGLQRHAGGGNAVRAIACLPALTGAWREAAGGVLLDNAGSHAVDLAALDGRHLLPDPAHPPRSVNMAQIGRALNELNDPPIQAMFVYASNPMAVAPNNMLLRQGFLRPDLFTVVHEIFLTDTCDYADIVLPATTQLEQFDVHRPYGTLYTMLNQQAIVPLGEACSNAELFRRLAVRMGYDDDCFKQSDEEVARQAHDMTAPVNATLDFDALKRNGWQRLDVAERYAPFANGNFPTPSGKCEFESASAAKQGWSAVPEFIPPRESSLGNPELAKQFPLMLLTPPARHYLNSSFSSIKSLVKEVGDPWVEIHADDAAARGISDGARVRVFNQRGAFTVNARVNTKVRPGVLVAPSIWWQKESADGENSNAVTSDGLTDIGRGATYYDTAVEIALHFH